In Antennarius striatus isolate MH-2024 chromosome 8, ASM4005453v1, whole genome shotgun sequence, a single window of DNA contains:
- the tmem178a gene encoding transmembrane protein 178A gives MPSNGKAADGRTGTGTGPLHGPSMQRARPVTVTVSAVSLLLSLLSLLLLVAAISTDHWYETDTRGHKANCDRQGSDSNGQQNREMPIYHLPLVDTGGGGARQRDVARMKPVHVGSRQEELLENWRAILGMGILETECGRPLFSTHAGLWAKCYVRGRDRDIDKLIDRGIADRCTPVKYHFSQPIRLRNIPLNLTRTIQQDEWHLLHLRRITAGFLGMAAAVLLCGSIVASVGFFWEESLTQHVSGLLFLMAGIFCTISLCTYAASVTYDLSRNPPFIYGLPSDVDHGYGWSIRCAWASLGLTVAAGFIGATFPFLSRAGGSGTKTARESSV, from the exons ATGCCCAGTAACGGTAAAGCGGCCGACGGAAGGACCGGAACCGGCACCGGGCCCCTCCATGGCCCCAGCATGCAGCGGGCCCGCCCGGTGACGGTGACCGTGTCGGCGGTCAGCCTGCTGCTCAGCCTgctgtcgctgctgctgctggtcgcCGCCATCTCCACCGACCACTGGTACGAGACCGACACCCGGGGGCACAAGGCCAACTGCGACCGGCAGGGCTCCGACTCCAACGGCCAGCAGAACCGGGAGATGCCGATCTACCACCTGCCGCTGGTGGAcaccggcggcggcggcgcgcgGCAGCGGGACGTGGCGCGCATGAAGCCCGTCCACGTGGGCAGCCgccaggaggagctgctggagaactGGAGGGCCATCCTGGGGATGGGCATCCTGGAGACCGAGTGCGGGAGGCCGCTCTTCTCCACGCACGCCGGCCTGTGGGCCAAGTGCTACGTGCGGGGGCGGGACCGGGACATCGACAAGCTGATCGACAGGG GTATCGCTGATCGCTGCACACCTGTCAAATATCATTtctcacagccaatcagattgagGAACATCCCTCTGAACCTGACCCGGACCATCCAACAGGACGAGTGGCACCTGCTgc ACCTGCGGCGGATCACCGCAGGGTTCCTGGGGATGGCGGCCGCCGTCCTGCTGTGTGGGAGCATCGTGGCCTCGGTGGGCTTCTTCTGGGAGGAGAGTCTGACCCAGCACGTGTCGGGACTCCTGTTCCTCATGGCGG GAATCTTCTGCACCATCTCCTTGTGTACCTACGCTGCCAGCGTGACCTACGACCTCTCCAGGAACCCTCCCTTTATCTACGGCCTGCCCTCAGATGTGGATCACGGCTATGGCTGGTCCATCAGGTGCGCCTGGGCCAGTCTGGGTCTGACGGTTGCCGCGGGGTTCATCGGGGCCACCTTCCCCTTCCTGTCCAGGGCCGGAGGGTCAGGCACCAAAACCGCCCGGGAGTCGTCGGTCTGA